In Lytechinus variegatus isolate NC3 chromosome 12, Lvar_3.0, whole genome shotgun sequence, a single window of DNA contains:
- the LOC121425040 gene encoding high-affinity choline transporter 1-like — translation MAVNWVGIAGIVVFYLLILAIGLWASKKSKGDSDPDSVLVASRDMNLFVGVLTTAATIVGGAYINGAAESVFAYGLVWTQAPWAYALCISLGGILFAKNMRAKGYLTMLDPFQEKYGNRMGGLLFIPALFGEILWSAAILSALGTTMSVILDLNVTLSVIISAVIVAFYTFFGGLYSVAYTDVVQLFCIFIGLWFCVPFVMTYEHAAPITSTSREWIGTIKPSDAGVWIDFTMLMLLGGITWQAYFQRVLAARSPEKAQKMSYIAGFVVLLMAVPSVLIGAVGYSTDWNSTALDLNKTNPHEEPALILPLVIQYLTPTYVAFVGLGALSAAVMSSADSSVLAASSMFAHNIWGGLFRTKVSKRELVWVIRISIVVTTVLATIIALTVHSVYYLYVLCSDLVYVIIFPQLVCVLYVKFCNTYGSLAGFILGFIFRVGGGEDALHIPAFIKFPFYSETDGQRFPFRTFTVATSFAVIIVVSYVTDIVFRRGHLGPRWDVFKCVTNVEPLPNEVKYEGETDEMQMKSERSGKEQVEEVDEIKKPLTHNNESEYVAGDTRI, via the exons ATGGCGGTCAACTGGGTTGGAATAGCTGGTATCGTGGTCTTCTACCTCCTCATCCTCGCCATCGGACTGTGGGCGTCCAAGAAATCCAAGGGCGACTCTGATCCCGACAGCGTGCTCGTAGCTAGCCGAGATATGAATCTCTTCGTTGGAGTCTTGACGACTGCAG CTACCATTGTAGGGGGTGCGTACATCAACGGAGCAGCCGAGTCAGTGTTTGCATACGGTCTCGTGTGGACGCAAGCACCTTGGGCGTATGCCCTCTGTATATCACTGG GTGGGATTTTGTTTGCCAAGAATATGAGAGCTAAAGGTTACCTGACCATGCTCGATCCATTTCAAGAGAAATACGGCAACAGAATGGGAGGACTTCTCTTCATTCCTGCCCTCTTCGGAGAGATCCTTTGGTCAGCCGCCATCTTGTCAGCTCTTg GAACAACGATGAGTGTGATCCTGGATCTGAATGTAACACTGTCTGTTATCATCTCGGCAGTCATCGTCGCATTCTACACTTTCTTCGGGGGTCTCTACTCTGTCGCTTACACGGACGTCGTGCAATTGTTCTGCATATTCATCGGTCTG TGGTTTTGTGTTCCTTTTGTGATGACGTACGAGCACGCAGCACCCATCACATCCACATCAAGAGAATGGATCGGAACTATCAAACCATCGGATGCCGGTGTCTGGATAGACTTCACCATGCTCATG TTACTGGGTGGGATAACTTGGCAGGCGTACTTCCAGCGAGTGTTAGCAGCCAGGTCACCTGAAAAGGCTCAGAAGATGTCATACATTGCTGGGTTCGTCGTACTCTTAATGGCAGTCCCAAGCGTACTCATCGGTGCTGTGGGATACAGCACAG ACTGGAACTCCACCGCTCTGGATTTGAACAAGACCAATCCTCATGAGGAACCGGCCCTGATCCTCCCCTTGGTGATACAGTACCTGACTCCTACCTACGTAGCGTTCGTTGGCCTTGGAGCATTGTCAGCAGCAGTCATGTCCTCTGCAGATTCCTCGGTCCTTGCAGCCAGTTCCATGTTTGCTCATAACATATGGGGAGGTCTCTTCCGGACCAAG GTATCCAAACGGGAACTGGTATGGGTTATTCGAATCTCAATTGTGGTGACTACTGTATTAGCTACCATCATAGCCCTAACTGTCCACTCCGTCTACTATCTCTACGTACTCTGTTCGGATCTCGTCTATGTCATCATATTTCCTCAACTCGTGTGCGTCTTGTACGTCAAG TTCTGCAACACGTACGGGTCACTTGCGGGTTTTATCCTGGGTTTCATTTTCCGAGTCGGAGGGGGAGAAGACGCTCTTCACATTCCTGCTTTCATCAAGTTCCCCTTCTACAGCGAAACAGACGGCCAACGTTTTCCATTCCGGACTTTTACCGTCGCCACCTCTTTCgccgtcatcatcgtcgtctCGTATGTCACCGACATCGTCTTCAGGCGAGGTCATCTTGGACCTCGATGGGATGTCTTCAAGTGCGTCACCAACGTCGAACCCTTGCCCAACGAGGTCAAGTACGAGGGCGAGACTGACGAAATGCAAATGAAGAGCGAACGATCAGGAAAGGAACAAGTCGAAGAGGTGGACGAGATAAAGAAACCACTTACTCATAACAACGAGTCAGAATACGTTGCCGGTGATACGAGGATATGA